A DNA window from Engystomops pustulosus chromosome 6, aEngPut4.maternal, whole genome shotgun sequence contains the following coding sequences:
- the LOC140066154 gene encoding RAC family serine/threonine-protein kinase homolog: protein MAPEIIAGQKYNAAVDWYSLGIIIYQLVTGVKAWECDVSDLPTYHLDTDTENIIEELLCEDPKRRLGINNSIRDHPFFHHIQWDDLEALNIPPPFIPL from the exons ATGGCTCCAGAG ATCATCGCAGGGCAGAAATACAACGCTGCCGTGGATTGGTATTCCCTCGGCATCATCATTTACCAACTTGTGACCGGGGTAAAAGCCTGGGAGTGCGATGTGTCTGATTTACCAACATACCATCTGGATACCGATACAGAAAACATCATTGAGGAG CTACTCTGTGAAGACCCAAAAAGACGCCTCGGTATAAACAACAGCATAAGAGATCATCCATTTTTCCATCATATCCAATGGGATGACCTAGAGGCTCTGAATATACCACCACCATTCATACCACTTTGA
- the LOC140066155 gene encoding RAC family serine/threonine-protein kinase homolog, with product MAPEIIAGQKYNAAVDWYSLGIILYQLVTGVKACECDVSDLPTYHLDNDTENIIEELLCEDPKRRLGINNSIRDHPFFHHIQWDDLEALKIPPPFIPL from the exons ATGGCTCCAGAG ATCATTGCAGGGCAGAAATACAACGCTGCCGTGGATTGGTATTCCCTCGGCATCATCCTTTACCAACTTGTGACCGGGGTAAAAGCCTGTGAGTGCGATGTGTCTGATTTACCAACATACCATCTGGATAACGATACAGAAAACATCATTGAGGAG CTACTCTGTGAAGACCCAAAAAGACGCCTCGGTATTAACAACAGCATAAGAGATCATCCATTTTTCCATCATATCCAATGGGATGACCTAGAGGCTCTGAAGATACCACCACCATTCATACCACTTTGA